The Kribbella jejuensis region GGGCGTCGTCGCCGCCGAGGAGCAGCAGGTTGAGCCGCGGGCGGTCCTCCCACGGGTCCTTGACGTTGACGGTCGTCGGCCGGGTCGCGCTCCTGCTCTCGGCCTGTCCCTGGAACACGTCCTGGACGAGGGTGCGCTGCGCGAGCACACTCTGGACGCCGATCGCCGACGGGGCCGCGATCCCGAAGCACAGCACACCGACGAGCAGCGCGCCGACCACCCGGCCGCCGGTCCCACCCGTTGCCGGACGCAACGAACGGTGCGAGGCAACGATCACCACGATCCACAGGAACCCGAGCAGGCCGATCGCGACCGAGGTGATCAGCAGCCGGCTCGGTACGACGGCTGCGGCGAGGACCTGGTCGCGCCGGGTCAGGCCGACGTACACGCCGAGGCCGACCAGCGCCAGGAACACCGTGAGCACGAACGCACCAAGCTTCCGGCGCCCGCCGACGATCAGTCCGAGTCCTGGGAGCAGTGCGCCCAACAGGGTGAACCCCAGCAACTTCGGCATCGACCGCGGCCGCCTGGCCGTTGCGCGCGCACTACCCATCGGCTCCCCTGTCCACCCCGTTTGTTCCAGTGTGCCTCGCCCCGGCACACCTTCACCTGTTCAGACGTGTTACAGGGTGATTCGGTTGTCGAACAATCCGGTCGCGCGGGGTAGCGGTGGGGGCTAGGTTGGGCGGTTGTGCGGATTCTGATGCTGGGCGGGAACGGGTTTGTCGGGCGTGCGGTCGTTGACGACGCACTGGCGCGCGGCGCGGAGGTCGCGTCGTTCAGTCGCGGGGTGAGCGGTACGCCGCTACCACCAGGCGTCACGCAGCTCGTCGGGGACCGGACTGCGGGCGACTACTCGGCGCTCCGGGACGGCGAGTGGGACGCGGTCGTCGACACCAGCGGGTTCCGGGCGCGGGACGTGGAGCAGGCGATGGACATCCTCGGGGACCGGGTCGGACGGTACGTGTTCGTGTCGAGCCATGCCGTGTACGTGCGCGACCTCCCGGCCGGGACGGACGAGACCGCGCCGCGCCGTCCACCGATGCGCGATGCCGACGTACTGACGAACGACACGTACGGTCCGTGCAAGGTCGCGTGCGAGGATGCGGTCGTCGAACGGTACGGCGAACGCGCGACGCTGATCCGCCCGGGCCGGGTGACGGGCCCCGGCGACTCCTCCGGTACGGCGCTTTACTGGATCCGCCGCGGCGCGCGCGGCGGCCGGATCGCGCTCCCGACCAAGCCCGAGGCTCCGTTGCAACTGATCGACAGCCGCGACGTAGCGCGGCTCATCACCCAGCTGATCACAGACGACCGCTCCGGCGCCTACAACGCCGTCGGCCCCGACAGCACGATCGCCGAACTGATCCACACCGCCGCCGACCTCTCCGGCACCAAGGCCGACATCATCCCGATCCCGTTCGACGCCGTGCCGCCCCGCTTCCCCCTCATCGACCCCGAATCCGAATGGGGCGAGCGCCGCCGGAACCCCACCAGGGCCCGCGAAGCCGGCATGCCGGTCACTCCCCTCCGCACCACAGTCGAAGACGTCCTCCACTGGGACAACGCCCGCGGAAACCCCGACCTGAAGCTCGGCCTGACAACCGAGCAAGAGCAGCAACTCCTCGCCGACCACTAGGCGCGCGGCAAGCCCGACTCCCTCACCCTCCCCCAGTCCTACTCGGGGAGAGCGAGGGTTCGGCCCGCGTCGCGAGCTGCGTTGATGGAGCGGGTGAGGGTGTCCATGAGAGCCGTAGCTTCGTCGGTGAAGCCTTGGACCACGGAGGTGTCGCCGGCTGGTTCGGTGCGGGCGAGGAGTTCTATGTAGCGATCACCGTCTTCGAGGGCGGCTTCGGCCCGGAGGGCGGCGTCGGCGGAGCGGACGCGGTCGGCGTACTGATCCAGCAGGTCGACCTTGCGTTTGATGGCTTCGACCGACAGCGCCAGAGCACGACGCTGCGGACCGAGTACGGCGTCGAGCTCGGCCGACTTCGCACCACCTGCGATGTCCTTCTGCCGTGCCCGCAGTACGGTCTGCTCGCGCAAGACCTGCGCGATGTCCCACAACTGTTCCGGCAGCACCAGCTCGTTCTTCACGTCGTCGAGCAGCCCGCGCTTCGTGACCGTTGCCTCCAGCACCGTTTTCACCGCGCGCTGCGCCCGCCCGAGCAGCAATCCGGCCTCGCTGTCGAAATCCTCCGGTAGCAGGTACTTCCCGTGCTGCCGGCGTACCGCCTTGTGCCCGCGGTCCTCCCCCATCGTCTTCGCGAGGATCCCGCCGGTCGCCACCACCGCGACCCCGGCCAGTACGAGCGCGGACCACGCCGCGACCGCGGTCGGCAACGTCGCCGCCATCACGATCAGCGCGAGGATCCACCCGCCGACACACACCGCGATCCACACCAGCAACGTGCCGAACGTGTTCCCCGGCGCCACCGACCACGACGTCTCGCGCTTCGGCCGCGGCGCGTCGGCCGCCACGAACAACTCCGGCCTGCGCTCGTACAACCGCCGTACGCCTGCAGGCACACCCGGTGCGAACACAGGCTCCATCGCCACCTCCGGAGAAGTCGTCACCACTCAGCGTAGTGGCTGATCACCCGCGACCAGTACGGGTTCACCGTCGCGCCTCCAACCCGTCCAGAAACACCCCCAGCCCGAACTCGAACAACCGGTCCAGGTCGTAGTCGTAGTCGAACCGGTCTGCCAGCAACTCCCGGAACGCACCCAGGTTCCCCGCCGCGATCATCGCCGCCAACTGCTCGCCCTGCTGCGTCGCCCACTCGTCCGCGGTCACGCCGGTGTCCTGCTCGGCCTGCGCCTCGGCCTCCATCACCAACGCGATCCCCCGCACGTACGCGAACAGGCTGATCACGGTCGACAGCCGCGCCTCCTTCGAGAACCCGCGCAACGCCCCGAGCACCGCGTCGGTATGCGGCAACAACCGCGGCACCAACTGCGGCCGGCTCAAACTGATCGCACTCGCGAGCCAGAGATGCCTGCGGTACGCCGCCCAGTGCACGCGCGCGACCAGTGCGACCACGTCCCGCCAGTGCTCCGGGAGCTCCCCCAGCGGGAACTCTCCGATCGCCTCGTTCACCATCTGTACGACGAGCGACTCCTTGCCGCCGACGTAGCGGTACAGCGCCATCGTCGACACCCCGAGCTCACTCGCGATCCGCCGCATCGACAACGCCGCGAGTCCGTCAGCGTCCGCGATCGCGATCCCGATCCGGACGATCTCGTCCCGATCCAGGCCGTCCGGTACGGCGGCAGCGGTACGACGCGAGCGCGGCGGCGGGCCGACCACCGTGCCGATCCCGGGCGAGGCGTGCACGAGCCGCTCCGCCTGCAGCGCCTGCAACGCCTTCGTCGCGGTCGCCATGGCCACGCCGAAGTCGCGCACCAGCGCCCGCGTCGACGGCACCCGGTCCCCCGGCAGCAGTTCTCCTACCTCGATCCGCCGCCGCAGTTCCGCTGCGATGACCTGGTACGGCGCCTCACTCATAGCGCCCAGCCTAGTGCGCATACGACGTACGCGCACTAGGCAGTGAGATCCCGTTGCCGCTAGCAAGCACCCGGCGACCCCGTGCCGGTATCCGTAGCACCGTGTCAAGATGGGCGGCATGCTGCGCGAACTGCAACTGACCGGCAACCCGGACGCCGACAAACTGCTGAACGACGACCCGTTCGCCTTGCTCGTCGGGATGCTGCTCGACCAGCAGTACCCGATGGAGCACGCGTTCTCCGGACCGCTGAAGATCGCGAACCGGATGGACGGTTTCGACCTGCACAAGATCGCGGCGACCGACCTGGAGACGTTCGTCGAGCTCTGCGTCACCCCGCCGGCCATCCACCGCTACGGCGGCTCGATGGCCCGCCGGGTGCACGCGCTCGCGCAGGAGATCATCGAGAAGTACGACGGGGAAACCGCGAACATCTGGCTCTCCGGCCGCCCGAAGCCCGACGGTGCCGAGGTACTGAAGCGGCTGAAGGCGCTGCCGGGGTTCGGCGAGCAGAAGGCGAAGATCTTCCTGGCGCTGCTCGGCAAGCAGCGCGGCGTGGCGCCGAAGGGCTGGCGTGAGGCGGCCGGCAGCTACGGCGACCGCGGTTCCCGGCGCTCGATCGCCGACGTCACCGATGCCACGTCGCTGCAGGAGGTCCGCAACTTCAAGAAGGCCGCGAAAGCCGCCGCCAAGGCCTGATTCACGCGACATCTGCACCCGATCTGTTGCAGGTCCGACGCGGGATGTCCCTTGTACTCCAGCGATTCCCTGCGAACTCCGCCGTACGCACCTATCGTTACAAGGGCAGCGGGAGGGAGCGCTATGGACATCCGGGATCTGGATCGCAGGGCCGGTGCGGTGCTCGGCGAAGTCGTCATGCAGGTGCGGCCTGAACAACTGTGGTTCCCGACACCGTGCCCCGACTGGACCGTACGGGGGCTCATGCGACACCTGGTCAGCCAGAACAACGGCCTGGCGACGGCCGCGACCAACGGCTCCGCGTCCGTGCACGCCTGGAACGCCGGCCGCCTCGCGGACAACCCGGCCGGCGCCTACCGCCGCTCGAACGTGCGGGTCGCGGACGCCTTCGCCGACGGCGGCGCGCTGGATCGGCTGGTGGAGGTGCGCGAGTTCGGCTCGTTCCCGCGCCGGATCGCGCTCACCTTCCACCAGCTCGACTGCATCGTGCACGCCTGGGACCTGGCCCGCGCGATCGACGTCCCGTACAACCCGCCGCCGGACATGGTCGAGATGGCGCTCACGCTGGCCCGCCGGATCCCCGACACCGACGCGAACCGCGGCCCCGGCTACGCCTTCGAACGCAGTGTCAAGGTCTCCGGCACCGCCTCCGACCTCGACCAGCTACTCGGCCTCCTCGGTCGCAACCCGGACTGGGTCTCGCCGCTCGACTGAGTAGTCGGGCAGGTCGATCGCGTCCGGTTTGCCACCGGCCATCTTCTTCAGTGCGCCGGACATCGGTTTCGACGTCATCACCCGGAGCACGAAGTCGCGGTACGCGATCCCGAACGCCGACATCGGCATCGCCATCTTGATCCCGCCCGGCGGCAGCTCCATCCGCTGCGCGACGTACGCCTGCATCCGCCGCTGGTACGCCGGGAACGCCTGCGTGTGATCGCCCGCCGCCGCAGCGAGCTCGCCCGCCAGGACGTACGCCCCGACGATCGACAGCGCGGTACCGTGGCCGGCCATCGGCGAACCGCAGTACCCGGCGTCGCCGACCAGCGCGACCCGGCCCCGCGACCACTCCGGTACGACCACCTTGCTGGTGGTGTCGAGGTAGAAGTCGTCGGCCGCGTCGAGGCCCTTCAGGACCTGCGGAGTGTGCCAGCCGAGCCCCTCGTACCGTTCGCGGACGAGCCGCTTCTGGGCGTCGACGTCGCGCCGGTCGTAGCTGAGGATCGGCGAGCGGAAGCTCAGCAGGGCCTTCGCGTACCGCGGGTCGCGGTCCGGCCGCAGCGCCACCCAGCGACCGCCGGGCGCGGTGTAGATCTTCATCCAGTCGTCGAGGTTCTCCGGCGTCTCGATCGTGAAGTACGACGTGTAGCCGCCGAGGTGCTGCACGAACTCCTCCTCGGGCCCGAACGCGAGCCGCCGGACCCGCGAGTGCACCCCGTCCGCGCCGATCACCAGATCGAACCGCCGCTGCGTCCCACTCGCGAAGCTGACCTCGACGCCGTCGGCGTCCTGCTCCAGCGCCTCGATCGAGTCGCCGTACCGGAACTCGACGTCGCTCGCGGCCGCGGTCAGGAGCTCGGCCAGGTCGCCGCGGAGGATCTCGATCTCGGCGACCGGACCGGCGCCGTCGAGGGCCTCCATGTGCATGGTCGCGGCCGTCCGCCCGTCGGCCCGCACGTACGCGAGCCCGCGCTCGCGCACCTGCCGCTCGGCCACTGCTGGCATCAACCCCATCCGCTCGGTCACCACCCGGGAGACGCCCCGCAGATCCACGGTCTGCCCACCCGGCCGCGGCCCCGGCGCGATCTCGACGATCGTCGGCGCGAACCCGAACCGCCGCAACCAGAACCCCAACGCCGGCCCGGCAATCCCAGCCCCGGAAATCAACACAGTCTTCATCTCTGCCCCTTAGAACTAGTGCGCGTACGCCGTAAACGGTGCACTAGTTCCAAGGTGGAGCGCCAGCGCGCACTAGTGCACCGCGCCGAGGTGCACCAGGCCGGGAGACCGGCGCGGACCTGTGCCACTCACCAAACGCGAACCGAGGCCGTCCGCGGCCCACGTTCGAGCGTGACGGCGTCCGCGGCGGGCCGGTTGGTGAGTGGCTCAGGTCCGCCTCAGAGCGTGAGGGCGAGTCGGGTTGCCTGTTCTATGGCGCGTTTGGCGTCGAGTTCGGTGGCCACGTCGGCCCCACCGATCAGGTGCACTGGGCGGCCGGCGAGTGCGGCGACCAGGTCGCGGAGTGGTTCCTGGCCGGCGCAGATCACCACGTTGTCGACCGCCAGCACCTGCGGCTTCTCGTGTTTCGGGCCGAAGCTGATGTGCAGACCTTCGTCGTCAATACGCTCGTAGTTGACGCCGCGCAACTGCTCGACCTGCTTGTTCTTCAGCACAGCGCGGTGCACCCACCCGGTGGTCTTCCCCAGCCCGGAGCCGATCTTGCCGGCCTTGCGCTGCAACAAGTACACCTTCCGCAGCGACGGCTCCGGCCGCGGTACGGCCAGAGCGCCGGGCAGTTGGGTCGGATCACCGACACCCCATTCCGCCTTCCACGCCGCGAGATCCGGCGACCTCGTGGTCAGGAACTCGCTGACATCCACCCCGATGCCACCGGCTCCGATGACAGCGACCGAGTCCCCGACAACCGCGCCGTCGCGCACCACATCCACGTACGAAAGCACCTTCGGGTGGTCGATCCCGGGGATCGCCGGCACCCGCGGTACGACGCCGGTCGCGAGAACGATCTCGTCGAACCCGCCCAGATCGTCGGCATCGGCCCGCCGGCCGAGGTGCAGCTTCACGCCGGTGAGCTCGATCCGGCGACGGTAGTACCGGATCGTCTCGGCGAACTCCTCCTTGCCCGGGATCCGCTGCGCGATCCCGAACTGCCCACCGATCTCGTCCGCCGCCTCGAACAACTCGACCCGGTGTCCGCGCTCGGCCGCCGTCACCGCGGCAGCCAGCCCGGCCGGACCGGCACCGACGACCGCAACGTTCTTCGTCCGGCGGGTCGGCAGCAACCGCAGCTCGGTCTCGCGGCCCGCCCGCGGGTTGACCATGCAGCTCGCCTTCTTCTTCGCGAACACATGGTCCAGACACGCCTGGTTACAGGCGATGCAGACGTTGATCTCGTCGGCCCGGTCTGTCGTTGCCTTGAGCACCCACTCGGGATCGGCCAGGAACGGACGGGCCATGCTCACCAGATCCGCGTCGCCGCGCGCCAGGACCTCCTCGGCGACCTGCGGCAGGTTGATCCGGTTCGAGGTGACCACCGGGATGTTCACATGCGGCTTGAACGCGGCGGTGATGCTGGTGAAGGCCGCTCGCGGTACGGACGTGACGATGGTCGGCACCCGCGCCTCGTGCCAGCCGATCCCGGTGTTGATGAT contains the following coding sequences:
- a CDS encoding HhH-GPD-type base excision DNA repair protein, producing the protein MLRELQLTGNPDADKLLNDDPFALLVGMLLDQQYPMEHAFSGPLKIANRMDGFDLHKIAATDLETFVELCVTPPAIHRYGGSMARRVHALAQEIIEKYDGETANIWLSGRPKPDGAEVLKRLKALPGFGEQKAKIFLALLGKQRGVAPKGWREAAGSYGDRGSRRSIADVTDATSLQEVRNFKKAAKAAAKA
- a CDS encoding NADPH-dependent 2,4-dienoyl-CoA reductase is translated as MTAYPHLLEPLDLGHIVLPNRVIMGSMHTGLEDRLSDLPKLTAYFAERARGGVGLMVTGGYAPNRAGRLTPFGSRLTTTRQAHQHRQLTGAVHSEGGRIALQILHAGRYAYHPFSVSASAIKAPINPFKPRALSDRGVRRQITAYVDCAALAREAGYDGVEIMGSEGYFINQFLSERTNRRTDRWGGSAENRRRIAVEIVRRTRERVGQDFLIIYRLSMADLVEGGQTWDDVVALGKEIEAAGASIINTGIGWHEARVPTIVTSVPRAAFTSITAAFKPHVNIPVVTSNRINLPQVAEEVLARGDADLVSMARPFLADPEWVLKATTDRADEINVCIACNQACLDHVFAKKKASCMVNPRAGRETELRLLPTRRTKNVAVVGAGPAGLAAAVTAAERGHRVELFEAADEIGGQFGIAQRIPGKEEFAETIRYYRRRIELTGVKLHLGRRADADDLGGFDEIVLATGVVPRVPAIPGIDHPKVLSYVDVVRDGAVVGDSVAVIGAGGIGVDVSEFLTTRSPDLAAWKAEWGVGDPTQLPGALAVPRPEPSLRKVYLLQRKAGKIGSGLGKTTGWVHRAVLKNKQVEQLRGVNYERIDDEGLHISFGPKHEKPQVLAVDNVVICAGQEPLRDLVAALAGRPVHLIGGADVATELDAKRAIEQATRLALTL
- a CDS encoding GntR family transcriptional regulator, giving the protein MSEAPYQVIAAELRRRIEVGELLPGDRVPSTRALVRDFGVAMATATKALQALQAERLVHASPGIGTVVGPPPRSRRTAAAVPDGLDRDEIVRIGIAIADADGLAALSMRRIASELGVSTMALYRYVGGKESLVVQMVNEAIGEFPLGELPEHWRDVVALVARVHWAAYRRHLWLASAISLSRPQLVPRLLPHTDAVLGALRGFSKEARLSTVISLFAYVRGIALVMEAEAQAEQDTGVTADEWATQQGEQLAAMIAAGNLGAFRELLADRFDYDYDLDRLFEFGLGVFLDGLEARR
- a CDS encoding FAD-dependent monooxygenase, whose product is MKTVLISGAGIAGPALGFWLRRFGFAPTIVEIAPGPRPGGQTVDLRGVSRVVTERMGLMPAVAERQVRERGLAYVRADGRTAATMHMEALDGAGPVAEIEILRGDLAELLTAAASDVEFRYGDSIEALEQDADGVEVSFASGTQRRFDLVIGADGVHSRVRRLAFGPEEEFVQHLGGYTSYFTIETPENLDDWMKIYTAPGGRWVALRPDRDPRYAKALLSFRSPILSYDRRDVDAQKRLVRERYEGLGWHTPQVLKGLDAADDFYLDTTSKVVVPEWSRGRVALVGDAGYCGSPMAGHGTALSIVGAYVLAGELAAAAGDHTQAFPAYQRRMQAYVAQRMELPPGGIKMAMPMSAFGIAYRDFVLRVMTSKPMSGALKKMAGGKPDAIDLPDYSVERRDPVRVATEEAE
- a CDS encoding TIGR03086 family metal-binding protein; translation: MDIRDLDRRAGAVLGEVVMQVRPEQLWFPTPCPDWTVRGLMRHLVSQNNGLATAATNGSASVHAWNAGRLADNPAGAYRRSNVRVADAFADGGALDRLVEVREFGSFPRRIALTFHQLDCIVHAWDLARAIDVPYNPPPDMVEMALTLARRIPDTDANRGPGYAFERSVKVSGTASDLDQLLGLLGRNPDWVSPLD
- a CDS encoding NAD-dependent epimerase/dehydratase family protein, which produces MRILMLGGNGFVGRAVVDDALARGAEVASFSRGVSGTPLPPGVTQLVGDRTAGDYSALRDGEWDAVVDTSGFRARDVEQAMDILGDRVGRYVFVSSHAVYVRDLPAGTDETAPRRPPMRDADVLTNDTYGPCKVACEDAVVERYGERATLIRPGRVTGPGDSSGTALYWIRRGARGGRIALPTKPEAPLQLIDSRDVARLITQLITDDRSGAYNAVGPDSTIAELIHTAADLSGTKADIIPIPFDAVPPRFPLIDPESEWGERRRNPTRAREAGMPVTPLRTTVEDVLHWDNARGNPDLKLGLTTEQEQQLLADH